In one Marinitoga hydrogenitolerans DSM 16785 genomic region, the following are encoded:
- a CDS encoding xanthine dehydrogenase family protein molybdopterin-binding subunit, with the protein MKEVKSSIKKVDGYGLVSGQPVYADDLAPKNALIVKILRSPYAFAKIKNIDTTEAEKLEGVECILTHKDVPKNRFTRAGQGYPEPSPYDKYILDEYVRYIGDEVAVVAARDEITAEKALKLLKVDYEVLEPVLDFEKSKGSKTIIHPEKDYKSESFVSSDPKNNIAATYEMSIGDIEKEIENSDVVVKERFYTQAQAHVMMEPHTAYSYMDMLGRLVVVSSTQVPFHVRRILSNALGMPIKNIRVIKPRVGGGFGGKQGIHGEPYVALVTLKTGKPAKVYYTRKEVFEATYTRHTMRFDVTIGADKNGKIKVIDVRGLSDTGAYGEHALTTFMVAGSKVLPMYNKVKAVRFGGDVVYTNHPSAGAYRGYGAIQANFAIESAMDILADKLGIDPVKLREINMIKENETSPIFKIMGEGKEGVDMVVRSCKLDECVTKGVQKINWEKKFKDKKEGKKVKGVGMAIAMQGSGIPKIDMASATLKLNDDGSFNLLIGATDIGTGSDTILSQIAADILNVPTEDVIPYSSDTDITPFDTGAYASSTTYVTGNAVIEAAKKMREEIIKAGAEYFEVSEDKVEFDGKEIKTEDRKISLKKLAEILYYNENQKQLSVTGSYVGEESPPPFMAGFAEVEVDTETGKVDLLNYVAVVDCGTPINPNLAKVQVEGGLAQGIGMAMYEEVKYDKNGRLLTNNLLNYKVPSRVDIKNLDVELVESYEPTGPFGAKSVGEIGIDTPPAAIANAVYNAVGVRIKELPITPEKVLMALRNKKNKI; encoded by the coding sequence ATGAAAGAAGTAAAAAGTTCAATAAAAAAAGTAGATGGTTATGGATTAGTTAGTGGGCAACCTGTTTATGCTGATGATTTAGCTCCGAAAAACGCTTTAATAGTAAAAATATTAAGGAGTCCTTATGCATTTGCAAAAATAAAAAATATAGATACTACAGAAGCAGAGAAATTGGAAGGTGTTGAATGTATTTTAACTCATAAAGATGTACCAAAAAACAGATTTACAAGGGCAGGGCAAGGTTATCCAGAGCCATCACCATATGATAAATATATATTAGATGAATATGTAAGATATATTGGTGATGAAGTTGCTGTTGTTGCAGCAAGAGATGAAATTACAGCTGAAAAAGCATTAAAACTTCTAAAAGTTGATTATGAAGTTTTAGAGCCAGTATTAGATTTTGAAAAGAGTAAAGGTTCAAAGACTATCATTCATCCGGAAAAAGATTATAAAAGTGAAAGTTTTGTAAGTTCCGATCCAAAAAATAATATTGCAGCAACATATGAGATGAGTATAGGTGATATTGAAAAAGAAATAGAGAATTCAGATGTTGTAGTTAAAGAAAGATTTTATACACAGGCTCAAGCTCATGTTATGATGGAACCGCACACAGCCTATTCTTACATGGATATGTTAGGTAGATTGGTAGTTGTAAGTTCAACACAAGTTCCTTTTCACGTAAGAAGGATATTATCTAATGCATTAGGAATGCCAATAAAAAATATTAGAGTGATAAAACCACGTGTAGGTGGAGGTTTTGGTGGCAAACAAGGAATTCATGGTGAACCGTATGTTGCATTGGTAACATTAAAAACCGGCAAACCTGCAAAGGTTTATTATACAAGAAAAGAGGTATTTGAAGCAACTTATACAAGACATACGATGAGATTTGATGTAACAATAGGTGCTGACAAAAATGGCAAAATAAAAGTTATAGATGTTAGAGGATTGTCAGATACAGGTGCATATGGGGAACACGCATTAACTACGTTTATGGTTGCAGGCTCTAAAGTATTACCAATGTATAATAAAGTAAAAGCAGTTAGATTTGGTGGTGATGTAGTATATACTAATCATCCTTCAGCAGGAGCATATAGAGGATATGGAGCAATACAGGCTAATTTCGCTATAGAATCAGCTATGGATATATTAGCTGACAAATTAGGTATCGATCCGGTTAAATTAAGAGAAATTAATATGATAAAGGAAAATGAAACATCTCCTATTTTCAAAATCATGGGAGAAGGTAAAGAAGGAGTTGATATGGTTGTAAGAAGCTGTAAATTAGATGAATGTGTAACAAAGGGAGTTCAGAAAATAAATTGGGAAAAGAAATTTAAAGATAAAAAAGAAGGTAAGAAAGTTAAAGGTGTTGGAATGGCTATTGCTATGCAAGGATCAGGTATTCCAAAAATAGATATGGCATCAGCAACATTGAAACTAAATGATGATGGTTCCTTTAATTTGTTAATTGGTGCAACGGATATAGGTACTGGTAGTGATACAATATTATCTCAAATAGCTGCAGATATATTAAATGTTCCAACTGAGGATGTAATTCCATATTCTTCAGATACAGATATAACTCCATTTGATACAGGAGCATATGCATCTAGTACCACTTATGTTACTGGAAATGCAGTTATTGAAGCTGCGAAGAAAATGAGAGAAGAGATAATAAAAGCAGGTGCCGAGTATTTTGAAGTTTCTGAAGATAAAGTAGAATTTGATGGAAAAGAAATAAAAACAGAAGATAGAAAAATTTCATTGAAAAAATTAGCTGAAATTTTATATTATAATGAAAATCAAAAGCAGTTAAGTGTAACAGGATCATACGTAGGTGAAGAATCCCCACCACCATTTATGGCTGGTTTTGCAGAAGTTGAAGTGGATACAGAAACAGGGAAAGTTGACTTGTTGAATTATGTTGCAGTAGTAGATTGTGGTACACCTATTAATCCTAATTTGGCTAAAGTACAGGTTGAAGGTGGTCTTGCTCAAGGTATTGGAATGGCAATGTATGAAGAAGTTAAATATGATAAAAATGGAAGGCTATTGACAAATAATTTATTAAATTACAAGGTCCCATCACGTGTAGATATAAAAAATCTTGATGTTGAATTAGTTGAAAGTTATGAGCCAACAGGACCATTTGGAGCAAAAAGTGTGGGTGAAATAGGAATAGATACACCACCAGCAGCTATAGCAAACGCGGTATACAACGCAGTTGGTGTAAGAATAAAAGAACTTCCAATAACTCCAGAAAAAGTTTTAATGGCATTAAGAAACAAAAAAAATAAAATATAA
- a CDS encoding nucleoside-triphosphatase, translating into MKLLLTGKMGVGKTTVLNRAIKKYNIRTGIFTQKKGENVYAWFLYSNKKFIIGKKSSFGMEIQEDGFKNITTELKNIRFPDFFVIDEIGFLEEKYPPFLEEIKRIIEESKNFIGIVRLFFHNRYDFLNTLPIIEITEENRNDIEI; encoded by the coding sequence ATGAAATTATTATTAACTGGTAAAATGGGAGTAGGAAAAACAACTGTTTTAAATAGAGCAATAAAAAAATATAATATAAGAACTGGCATTTTCACTCAAAAAAAGGGTGAAAATGTTTATGCTTGGTTTTTATATTCTAATAAAAAATTTATAATTGGCAAAAAATCCTCTTTTGGAATGGAAATTCAAGAAGATGGTTTTAAAAATATAACTACAGAGCTAAAAAATATAAGATTTCCAGATTTTTTCGTTATTGATGAAATTGGATTTTTAGAAGAAAAATATCCTCCTTTTTTAGAAGAAATAAAAAGAATTATCGAAGAATCTAAAAATTTTATAGGTATTGTTAGGCTGTTTTTTCATAATAGATATGACTTCTTGAATACATTACCTATTATAGAAATAACTGAAGAAAATAGAAATGATATTGAAATATAA
- a CDS encoding undecaprenyl-diphosphate phosphatase encodes MQEILLGVIQGLTEFLPVSSSGHLALFSRLINFDPNVSFFAFLHLMTFFAVLLFVYKEVWFILKGIFTGRKDAWSLSIKIIISSIPAAFIGILFEDQINNAFSSLKLVGIFFLFTSIAMILSDRFNGKKELLDISYIDALIIGLFQAAAIFPGISRSGFTLFGALLLNTKKGAALKYSFLMSLPVTFGAGLLEIHKVTFTSSVIYSGIATFIFGVLGLYILKKTVINGKLKYFGYYTIIAAILSFIV; translated from the coding sequence ATGCAGGAAATTTTATTGGGTGTTATTCAAGGATTAACAGAGTTTTTACCAGTTTCAAGTTCGGGGCATTTAGCTTTATTTTCAAGATTAATAAATTTTGATCCTAATGTTTCATTTTTTGCTTTTTTACATTTGATGACATTTTTTGCTGTATTGTTATTTGTATATAAAGAAGTATGGTTTATTTTAAAAGGAATATTTACAGGAAGAAAAGATGCCTGGAGTCTTTCAATAAAAATTATCATTTCTTCCATTCCAGCAGCTTTTATTGGAATTTTATTTGAAGATCAAATAAATAACGCATTTTCTTCATTAAAATTAGTCGGAATATTTTTCTTGTTTACATCTATTGCAATGATTTTATCTGATAGATTTAACGGAAAAAAAGAATTGTTAGACATTTCTTACATAGATGCATTAATTATAGGTTTATTTCAAGCTGCTGCGATTTTCCCCGGTATTTCAAGAAGCGGTTTTACATTATTTGGTGCATTACTCTTAAATACAAAAAAAGGAGCAGCTTTAAAATATTCATTCTTAATGAGTCTTCCTGTAACTTTTGGTGCGGGTTTATTAGAAATCCATAAGGTTACATTTACATCCTCTGTAATTTATTCTGGAATTGCAACCTTTATATTTGGCGTTTTAGGGCTTTATATTTTGAAAAAAACTGTTATTAACGGAAAACTCAAATATTTTGGATATTATACTATAATTGCAGCAATATTGAGTTTTATTGTATAA
- a CDS encoding DUF368 domain-containing protein, which yields MKDFILGIIMGIAELLPGISGGTIAAISGRYEIILKAASDIVSLKWTKESLKIITFLIIGMGMSIILLSKVLSYLFNKYPEYSYGIFAGLIIGGLIYLLNQIDFKKKSNLSIITITFFIAFLLLNFAKSIESTTGNINFWYLMFGGVVAVSVMVLPGVSGSSMLLIMGLYKPVINAVSNMNFNILIPVAIGIFLGLIFIIKLLEGLMEKFREHVMSFLIGLTLAGMVTIFPITSKWLTYIFFIIGIFLSHYLEKILKE from the coding sequence TTGAAAGATTTTATTCTTGGTATAATAATGGGAATTGCGGAACTATTGCCTGGAATTAGCGGTGGAACTATTGCTGCTATTTCTGGCAGATACGAAATTATTTTAAAAGCAGCATCAGATATTGTATCTCTTAAATGGACTAAAGAATCTCTGAAAATTATTACTTTTTTAATTATTGGAATGGGAATGTCTATAATATTATTATCTAAAGTTTTATCTTATCTATTTAATAAATATCCAGAATATTCTTATGGAATTTTTGCTGGTTTAATTATAGGAGGTTTAATTTATTTATTAAATCAAATAGATTTCAAAAAAAAATCAAATCTATCTATAATAACCATAACTTTTTTTATAGCTTTCCTACTTTTAAATTTTGCAAAATCTATTGAATCTACAACAGGTAATATCAATTTCTGGTATTTAATGTTTGGAGGAGTTGTTGCTGTATCAGTTATGGTTTTACCAGGTGTAAGTGGATCATCCATGCTCCTAATTATGGGACTTTATAAACCAGTTATAAATGCTGTATCTAATATGAATTTTAATATTCTAATTCCTGTTGCTATTGGCATTTTTCTGGGTTTAATTTTTATTATAAAATTATTAGAAGGATTAATGGAAAAATTTCGTGAGCATGTTATGTCATTTTTAATAGGATTAACACTTGCTGGAATGGTTACTATTTTCCCAATTACTTCTAAATGGTTAACCTATATATTTTTTATAATAGGAATTTTCTTATCTCATTATTTAGAAAAAATATTAAAAGAATAA
- a CDS encoding Gldg family protein, translated as MKKLFITLFLVTLVILSFSNVISISQARQLKDLQTVIVRGIVTVEPGPFDVNIIFLQDETAGINLYYRGKQFNDIKRGDLVEVRGYTWSHRNNKQIVLEGDNPTHYYKILSRGNDLPAPIEIKTVDINDEKYEGLYVKTKGKIIEIDKHDIRKIYIDDGSGKGMVFIRENTGINSALFKVGINMEVVGVLGQYMSIRELWPRNMDDILVDDIFPPEVKIYAIRDNYLIVEFNEQINPESVLKNKSVRVLKANIKNIELLRDNTIMKIEIENMPNKFKLVLRSISDKNGNKTGMIILPMNVEKDNYKNRVLFDNNHGQTAGNADWVINGGYSDFADAAKNLGLKVEEIKEDFNENILNMYKTLIIPEPNKPFKDFEVSAILNFVKNGGSLFIIADHGNSDRNGNGWDSPKIFNTFVENFGFKFAGDDLEEAPLAHVYNHEITKGIKKIGVWNGSSIKILNDKVKVLIANSEDKPYMIVTTYGKGKVVAIGDSSPFDDGTGDTGDLLHNGWQWGDDAQLAINVIKYLMK; from the coding sequence GTGAAAAAACTATTTATAACACTATTTTTAGTAACTTTGGTTATTTTATCTTTTTCTAATGTAATAAGTATTTCTCAAGCAAGACAATTAAAAGATTTACAAACAGTGATAGTTAGAGGGATAGTAACGGTAGAACCAGGGCCATTTGATGTAAACATAATTTTCCTTCAAGACGAAACAGCTGGAATAAATTTGTATTATAGAGGTAAGCAATTTAATGATATAAAAAGAGGAGATTTAGTTGAAGTAAGAGGATATACATGGTCACATAGGAATAATAAGCAAATAGTGTTAGAAGGAGATAATCCGACACATTATTACAAAATTTTATCCAGAGGTAATGATTTGCCAGCTCCTATTGAAATAAAAACTGTAGACATTAATGATGAAAAATATGAAGGATTATATGTAAAAACAAAAGGTAAAATAATTGAAATTGATAAACATGATATTAGAAAAATATATATAGATGATGGAAGCGGAAAAGGTATGGTATTTATAAGAGAAAACACAGGTATAAACTCAGCATTATTTAAAGTAGGAATAAATATGGAAGTTGTAGGAGTCTTGGGACAATATATGTCTATACGCGAATTATGGCCGAGAAACATGGATGATATTCTTGTAGATGATATTTTTCCGCCAGAAGTAAAAATATATGCAATTAGAGATAATTATCTTATAGTAGAATTTAATGAGCAGATTAATCCAGAAAGTGTATTAAAGAATAAATCTGTTAGAGTACTAAAAGCAAATATAAAAAACATTGAACTTTTAAGAGATAATACTATAATGAAAATTGAAATAGAGAATATGCCAAACAAATTTAAACTTGTTTTAAGATCAATTTCAGATAAAAATGGAAATAAAACAGGTATGATTATTTTACCAATGAATGTTGAAAAAGATAATTACAAAAATAGAGTATTATTTGACAATAATCACGGACAAACCGCAGGAAATGCAGATTGGGTAATCAACGGTGGATATTCAGATTTTGCAGATGCAGCAAAAAATCTTGGTTTAAAGGTTGAAGAAATAAAAGAAGATTTCAATGAAAATATTTTAAATATGTATAAAACTCTGATAATTCCAGAGCCAAATAAACCTTTTAAAGATTTTGAAGTATCAGCTATACTGAATTTTGTAAAAAATGGCGGTTCATTATTTATAATAGCAGATCATGGAAATTCGGATAGAAATGGAAATGGATGGGATTCTCCTAAAATTTTTAATACCTTTGTTGAAAATTTTGGATTTAAATTTGCTGGAGATGATTTAGAAGAAGCACCATTAGCGCATGTTTATAATCACGAAATAACAAAAGGAATTAAAAAAATAGGTGTTTGGAATGGTTCGTCGATAAAAATATTAAATGACAAAGTAAAAGTGTTAATTGCTAATTCTGAAGACAAACCATATATGATTGTTACTACATATGGAAAAGGAAAAGTAGTTGCAATTGGAGATAGCTCTCCATTTGATGATGGAACTGGAGATACAGGTGATTTACTACATAACGGATGGCAATGGGGAGATGACGCACAACTTGCAATTAATGTAATTAAATATTTAATGAAATAA